A stretch of the Thiomicrospira pelophila DSM 1534 genome encodes the following:
- a CDS encoding NADH-quinone oxidoreductase subunit D, translated as MPEIRNYTLNFGPQHPSAHGVLRLVLELDGETIVRSDPHIGLLHRGTEKLAEYKPYNQSIGYMDRLDYVSMMSNEHAYVMAIEKMLGVEVPERAQYIRVMFDEITRVLNHLMWLGAHALDIGAMTVFLYAFREREDLMDCYEAVSGARMHATYYRPGGVYRDLPDTMAKYSESEWHKGKKLDKLNETREGSLLDFIEAFTERFPGYIDEYETLLTDNRIWKQRTVDIGIVSPERALQLGFTGPMLRGSGIAWDLRKTQPYEVYDRLDFDIPVGKTGDSYDRYLVRVAEMRESNKIIKQCVDWLKKNPGPVIADNHKVTPPSREDAKSNMEALIHHFKLFTDGFIVPKGEVYSAVEHPKGEFGIYMVSDGANKPYRLKVRAPGFPHLAALDEMAKGHMIADVVAIIGTQDIVFGEIDR; from the coding sequence ATGCCTGAAATTCGCAACTATACCCTTAACTTTGGTCCACAGCATCCTTCTGCACATGGCGTATTGCGCCTTGTACTAGAGTTGGATGGTGAAACCATTGTGCGCTCTGATCCCCATATCGGACTGTTGCATCGTGGTACTGAAAAGTTAGCTGAATATAAGCCTTACAACCAATCAATAGGTTATATGGATCGTTTGGATTATGTCTCGATGATGTCAAACGAGCATGCCTATGTTATGGCCATTGAAAAAATGCTGGGTGTCGAAGTGCCTGAGCGTGCACAATATATTCGAGTCATGTTTGACGAAATTACACGTGTTTTAAACCACTTGATGTGGTTGGGCGCGCATGCTTTAGATATCGGTGCGATGACGGTGTTCTTGTATGCTTTTCGCGAACGCGAAGACCTGATGGATTGCTATGAAGCGGTGTCGGGTGCCAGAATGCACGCTACTTATTATCGTCCCGGTGGAGTATATCGTGACCTACCTGATACCATGGCGAAATACAGTGAATCTGAATGGCATAAGGGTAAAAAACTTGATAAGTTGAACGAAACTCGTGAAGGCTCGTTACTTGATTTTATTGAAGCCTTTACTGAGCGTTTTCCAGGTTATATTGATGAATATGAAACCTTATTAACGGATAACCGTATTTGGAAACAGCGTACAGTAGATATCGGTATCGTATCGCCTGAGAGAGCCTTACAGTTAGGCTTTACCGGTCCAATGTTACGTGGCTCAGGGATCGCATGGGATTTACGTAAAACCCAACCATATGAAGTATATGATCGCTTAGATTTCGATATTCCGGTTGGCAAAACCGGCGATAGCTATGACCGCTATTTGGTACGAGTTGCCGAAATGCGTGAATCAAACAAAATTATTAAGCAATGTGTGGATTGGTTAAAGAAAAATCCGGGGCCAGTCATTGCTGACAACCATAAAGTCACGCCGCCTTCTAGAGAAGATGCAAAATCGAATATGGAAGCGCTGATCCATCATTTTAAACTCTTTACAGATGGTTTTATTGTGCCGAAAGGTGAAGTATATAGTGCGGTTGAACACCCTAAGGGTGAGTTTGGTATTTACATGGTGTCGGATGGGGCAAATAAACCATATCGATTGAAAGTAAGAGCACCAGGCTTTCCGCATCTTGCGGCTTTGGATGAAATGGCTAAAGGACACATGATTGCGGATGTGGTCGCGATTATCGGTACGCAGGATATTGTATTTGGGGAGATTGATCGATGA
- the glmM gene encoding phosphoglucosamine mutase, protein MNKKYFGTDGIRCRVGQGLMTPDQVLKLGWATGRVLKARGASKVLIGKDTRISGYMFESALEAGLIYAGVDVLLLGPMPTPAVAYLTRTFHADIGIVISASHNPHYDNGIKFFNESGLKISDEMELAIEAAFDEPMLIDSQLDELAALGRAQRVSDAPGRYIEYCKSTYPLSEKLDGLHLVIDCAHGATYHVAPHVFEELGAKVTTMGDKPNGLNINQGCGATDLAALIEKVKQEKADLGIALDGDGDRLMMIDSSGRVLDGDDLLYILASHTYDEQTGVVGTLMTNLGIENALKKQGLEFIRANVGDRYVMQELKQRGWLLGAEGSGHILCLDKSSTGDGIVAALQVLSVMQLTGKSLSKLLEGVEKYPMGLVNVKVVKPFDLNSDIELVKAIDAFNADYAGQARVLIRASGTEPVVRVMVEAADQEVVTNYVEKLAGLVGKAFS, encoded by the coding sequence ATGAATAAAAAGTACTTTGGAACAGATGGAATACGCTGTCGGGTAGGGCAAGGTTTGATGACGCCCGATCAAGTTCTAAAACTAGGTTGGGCAACAGGGCGTGTATTAAAAGCTCGGGGTGCTTCAAAAGTTCTGATCGGAAAGGACACACGAATTTCAGGTTATATGTTCGAGTCAGCCTTGGAGGCGGGTTTAATTTATGCTGGTGTTGACGTGTTATTGCTGGGTCCGATGCCGACGCCTGCGGTAGCTTATTTAACCCGTACCTTTCACGCCGATATTGGTATTGTGATTAGCGCTTCACATAACCCACACTATGACAACGGTATCAAGTTTTTTAATGAGAGCGGTTTAAAAATTTCGGATGAAATGGAGTTGGCTATCGAAGCAGCATTTGATGAGCCTATGTTAATTGATAGTCAGTTAGACGAATTGGCGGCTTTAGGTCGTGCTCAACGTGTTTCAGATGCGCCCGGACGATACATCGAATATTGTAAAAGCACTTACCCTTTGAGTGAAAAGTTAGATGGGCTTCACTTGGTTATTGATTGTGCACATGGCGCGACTTATCATGTGGCCCCGCACGTGTTTGAAGAGTTAGGTGCAAAAGTAACCACAATGGGTGATAAACCGAATGGTTTAAATATTAATCAAGGTTGTGGTGCCACAGATTTAGCGGCTCTAATTGAAAAAGTTAAACAAGAAAAAGCGGACTTAGGGATTGCATTAGATGGCGATGGCGATCGCTTAATGATGATTGATAGCTCCGGACGGGTTCTTGATGGGGATGATCTGCTTTATATTCTGGCTTCACATACTTATGATGAGCAAACAGGTGTAGTTGGTACTTTAATGACTAACTTGGGAATTGAAAACGCCCTTAAGAAACAAGGTTTGGAGTTTATTCGTGCAAATGTAGGGGATCGCTATGTTATGCAAGAACTCAAACAAAGAGGATGGTTGCTGGGCGCGGAAGGATCGGGTCATATTTTATGTCTAGATAAGTCTTCAACAGGTGATGGTATTGTGGCTGCGTTACAAGTCTTGAGTGTGATGCAGCTAACGGGCAAAAGTTTATCTAAGCTACTAGAGGGAGTGGAGAAGTACCCAATGGGCTTAGTAAATGTAAAAGTAGTTAAGCCTTTTGATTTAAATTCTGATATTGAGTTAGTTAAGGCTATTGATGCGTTTAATGCTGACTATGCAGGACAGGCGCGTGTATTGATTCGTGCATCCGGTACTGAACCGGTGGTTCGTGTTATGGTTGAAGCTGCAGATCAAGAAGTGGTTACAAACTACGTAGAAAAGCTGGCCGGGCTGGTAGGGAAAGCGTTTTCATAA
- the nuoE gene encoding NADH-quinone oxidoreductase subunit NuoE, whose amino-acid sequence MSTASSENSNIIQGDVKTRIDRWLARYPDDQKQSAVIAALRIVQEVNGGHLTRDLMDQVASYLEMTPISVYEVATFYSNFEHKPVGRHKICLCTNISCMLRGSDELLDYLQKKLGVGVGEVTADGKFSIKKVECLGACGGAPMMQVGKVYYEDLTETRLDVILDNLE is encoded by the coding sequence ATGAGCACGGCTAGTTCAGAGAATAGCAACATCATTCAAGGGGACGTTAAAACCCGTATTGATCGCTGGTTAGCTCGTTATCCAGACGATCAAAAACAATCAGCCGTGATCGCGGCTTTACGCATTGTTCAAGAAGTAAATGGTGGTCATTTAACTCGTGATTTAATGGATCAGGTTGCTAGTTATTTAGAGATGACACCAATCTCTGTTTATGAAGTTGCGACCTTTTATTCTAACTTTGAACATAAACCTGTCGGGCGTCATAAGATTTGTTTGTGTACAAATATTTCTTGTATGTTACGCGGCAGTGATGAATTACTTGATTACCTTCAGAAAAAACTCGGTGTCGGTGTGGGTGAAGTTACGGCCGACGGTAAGTTTTCTATCAAAAAAGTTGAGTGTTTAGGAGCCTGTGGCGGCGCTCCTATGATGCAAGTAGGTAAGGTTTATTATGAAGACTTAACCGAAACTCGACTAGATGTCATATTGGATAACTTGGAGTAA
- the secG gene encoding preprotein translocase subunit SecG gives MFEIILAIHIVIAFVLIVLVLLQQGKGADAGANFGGGSSSQSVFGSRGSANFLSRTTAVLAALFFITSLSLAYIASKEVKGYKSVVSEQAAPAPKEEVDTDTPVVPN, from the coding sequence ATGTTCGAAATAATTCTAGCAATCCATATTGTGATTGCATTTGTGTTAATTGTGCTGGTTTTACTACAGCAGGGTAAGGGGGCTGATGCCGGTGCAAACTTTGGTGGTGGTTCATCATCACAGTCTGTATTTGGTAGTCGAGGTTCTGCAAACTTCTTATCTAGAACCACGGCGGTTTTAGCAGCCTTATTTTTTATTACCAGCTTATCCCTGGCTTATATTGCCAGTAAAGAAGTGAAAGGTTATAAGAGTGTGGTGTCGGAACAAGCAGCACCCGCACCTAAAGAAGAAGTAGATACGGATACGCCTGTCGTTCCAAACTGA
- a CDS encoding NADH-quinone oxidoreductase subunit A: MLENYLPVLAFIVLGVLFGIGPLVMSFVLAPNKPDSEKNSPYECGFEAFEDSRMKFDVRFYLVAILFIIFDLEIAFLFPWAIVLDEIGLFGLLSMAVFLSLLVVGFIYEWKKGALEWE; this comes from the coding sequence ATGCTAGAAAACTATTTACCTGTACTGGCGTTTATTGTTTTGGGTGTACTGTTTGGTATCGGTCCACTTGTAATGAGTTTTGTGTTGGCGCCAAACAAGCCTGATTCTGAAAAAAATTCTCCTTATGAGTGTGGTTTTGAGGCCTTCGAGGACTCTCGCATGAAATTTGATGTGCGTTTTTACTTGGTCGCCATTCTATTCATTATTTTTGACCTCGAAATTGCATTTTTATTCCCATGGGCCATCGTGTTAGATGAAATTGGCTTATTTGGCTTACTGTCAATGGCGGTTTTCTTGTCTTTGTTGGTTGTGGGCTTTATTTATGAATGGAAGAAGGGGGCGCTAGAATGGGAATAG
- a CDS encoding NuoB/complex I 20 kDa subunit family protein: MGIEGVLKEGVITTSADKLINWARTGSMWPMTFGLACCAVEMMHAGAARYDLDRFGIIFRPSPRQSDVMIVAGTLVNKMAPALRKVYDQMAEPRWVISMGSCANGGGYYHYSYSVVRGCDRIVPVDVYVPGCPPTAEALLYGIIQLQNKIRSTNTIAR; the protein is encoded by the coding sequence ATGGGAATAGAAGGCGTATTGAAAGAGGGAGTAATCACAACTTCTGCAGACAAGTTAATTAACTGGGCGCGTACTGGTTCGATGTGGCCAATGACATTTGGTTTGGCTTGTTGTGCGGTTGAAATGATGCATGCCGGTGCGGCGCGTTATGACTTAGATCGTTTTGGTATTATCTTTCGCCCTAGCCCTCGCCAGTCCGATGTCATGATTGTAGCTGGAACTTTGGTTAATAAAATGGCTCCGGCTCTTAGAAAGGTGTATGACCAGATGGCTGAACCGCGCTGGGTGATCTCAATGGGTTCTTGTGCTAATGGTGGTGGTTATTATCACTATTCTTACTCAGTTGTAAGAGGCTGTGACCGTATCGTTCCAGTAGACGTTTATGTTCCGGGTTGTCCGCCGACGGCTGAAGCTTTATTGTACGGAATTATCCAGCTCCAAAATAAAATCCGAAGCACTAACACGATCGCTAGATAG
- a CDS encoding NADH-quinone oxidoreductase subunit C, producing the protein MKQSVLDLQARVKDLVGNKLVNMKVEFDELTIELAPEDTKSLLVRLRDELGFEQLVDLCGVDYLSYGLANWESAQASNSGFSRGVFDFDIASDTEDLYPERRFAVVYHLLSIQNNLRIRVKTYPANSQQPMVESVVEVWSSANWFEREAFDLFGILFNGHPDLRRILTDYGFVGHPLRKDFPLVGHVEMRYDPEKGRVVYEPVSIENRVNVPRVIRN; encoded by the coding sequence ATGAAACAGTCTGTATTAGATTTACAAGCTCGCGTGAAAGATTTAGTTGGCAATAAATTAGTCAACATGAAAGTTGAGTTTGACGAGTTAACCATTGAACTTGCACCTGAAGATACTAAGTCATTATTGGTTCGGTTACGTGATGAACTGGGGTTTGAACAACTAGTTGATCTTTGTGGTGTTGATTATTTAAGTTATGGTTTGGCGAACTGGGAAAGTGCACAAGCAAGTAACTCGGGCTTCAGTCGTGGTGTTTTTGATTTTGATATTGCAAGTGATACCGAGGACTTGTACCCAGAGCGCCGTTTTGCTGTGGTTTATCATTTGCTCTCGATTCAAAACAATTTACGTATCCGTGTTAAGACCTACCCTGCAAATAGCCAACAACCTATGGTTGAATCGGTTGTAGAGGTTTGGTCATCTGCAAACTGGTTTGAACGTGAAGCATTTGACTTGTTTGGTATTTTATTTAATGGTCACCCAGACTTGCGTCGTATCTTGACGGATTACGGTTTTGTTGGGCATCCATTGCGTAAAGATTTTCCACTTGTTGGCCATGTAGAAATGCGTTATGACCCAGAAAAAGGTCGTGTCGTATACGAGCCAGTAAGTATTGAGAATAGAGTGAATGTACCACGAGTCATTCGCAACTAA
- the tpiA gene encoding triose-phosphate isomerase — MRRPFVAGNWKMHGSKAMIQTLLAELVEGAKPLESVDMAVCPPSVYIDYVKQGLVETKISVGGQNMADVAEQGAFTGEVTGVMLKDVGCDYVIVGHSERRTLYAETDEQVANKVSIALAEGLTPILCVGETLKERESNVTEKVVGSQMQAVLDKVGVKAFAKVVVAYEPVWAIGTGMTASPQQAQDVHAFIRGLVAKQDATIAESLIIQYGGSVKPNNAKELFSQTDIDGGLIGGASLNAVDFLAICEAAGDACSK; from the coding sequence GTGAGAAGACCGTTTGTTGCAGGAAACTGGAAAATGCATGGCTCAAAAGCCATGATTCAAACATTGTTAGCCGAGTTGGTTGAGGGTGCGAAGCCTTTAGAATCAGTGGATATGGCTGTGTGCCCTCCCTCTGTTTATATCGATTATGTAAAGCAAGGCTTAGTTGAAACTAAGATTTCAGTTGGTGGCCAAAATATGGCTGATGTTGCTGAACAAGGTGCCTTTACAGGTGAAGTAACGGGCGTAATGTTGAAGGATGTTGGCTGCGATTACGTGATCGTTGGTCATTCAGAACGTCGTACTTTATACGCTGAAACCGACGAACAGGTCGCCAACAAGGTTTCTATTGCACTGGCTGAAGGTTTAACTCCTATTTTATGTGTAGGCGAAACCCTAAAAGAGCGCGAGTCCAATGTGACTGAAAAAGTTGTAGGCTCGCAGATGCAAGCCGTTTTAGATAAGGTTGGCGTTAAAGCTTTTGCTAAAGTAGTCGTGGCTTATGAGCCAGTTTGGGCAATTGGTACCGGTATGACGGCTTCACCACAGCAGGCTCAAGATGTGCATGCTTTTATTCGTGGTTTGGTCGCTAAGCAAGATGCAACCATAGCTGAGAGCTTAATTATTCAGTACGGTGGTAGTGTTAAGCCCAATAATGCAAAAGAGTTGTTCTCTCAGACTGATATTGATGGTGGCCTAATTGGTGGTGCGTCCTTAAATGCAGTTGATTTTTTAGCCATATGTGAAGCAGCAGGTGATGCATGTTCGAAATAA